agacAGCAGGGCCTGCGCCGGCATCAGAGAGGACTTCAAGGCGTGTCTCCTCCAGCACGACTGTGTGCTAAAGGTAAGTCACCGTCCTCTGCTCACAGAAACAGTCACCTTTAAGCCCCCTAAACTGAACCGTAACCCCAACCAGTCACCGCTGTAACTAATACATACTAGATACAATGTTAACTGTTACGCTCATCGGCTTGATGTGAGACGCTGTGCAATACGGTGTCACCTTTACACAACTAAAGATCATTAAAGTGACACTAAGCTAAGTTACTGCTGTGTCACTGTCTTAACATCTCACACCAtcagatacatttaaaactTAGATTTAAATGCTGTTCAGTGTTAAACcttaacagaaataaatctgatttagATATCAGGTTTTAATGATATTTGTGGGAGAGAATGCACATTTTGCTCATGGGAAGTGCCCATTGTATTGTGACTGGTTTCTTCATTTTTCAGGAGGGGAAGATGCCCAGTGAGTGTTTGAAGGAAGGCCACTGCAAAGCCCTGCAGACATCCTTCTTTGAGTGCAAAAGGTCAATGGTAAGTCAGCTGTAATAACATTGTGTGAAACAAGGAACCGGTGGTAGGTGGAAGAATAGAGTACAGCGAATgtttcatcttcctctttccaGATGTGTTTGTATGCTGTGTTTTCCCACGGCGACCGGAAGCACAACGAAACAGAAATTAAATTGAAAGCAAATGCCTGATACTGTTTACACTAAATTCTGTCTTGCACAAAGATAACTTGACTCCTGCGTTTATCTGTGGTGCACACTCACCGATGTCTGTCCTCTTTTGACAGCTGGACACAAGGTCGAGattcagaggaagaaaaggatATTGAGGAACCGTCTGATTCAGCCATGCGGTCGAGTGAATACTGGATGAGCAAGTGTTAATACATCTAATTATTTAAATCACTCATCAGCACTGCTCACAGGTCAGTGCAGCTTCACGAGCTCATCTGAAGCACGTTTCAAGAAAGTGGTTAGCGAAGGACTGCCAAATGTTTAAGGAACAATGCACACCAAATGATGACCAATTCAGCAGCAACATGTAGTGCTGAAAACCCTGGAGCCGTCAGCTTTTTCTTTGGAtgaacgagtgtgtgtgtgtgtgttgtgctatgagaaacaatgaataaaatgtaaagagTTTATTACAATTTTAGTGAAGtgctgttattaaaaaaaacacatctgactgAGACACATGATTTATAgtataaaaaacagtttttatgatTGTGTCAAACAATTGAGGTGTACCATAGCATGAACATTACATCATACTAAATTCGGAATAAGCCCCGGTCTTTCCATGCTATAAACATGGCAAAGTTGCAGTTCATAGTTATTTGACCATATTtacatccatcttccgtaaccgaccaagaatttctttggttgattacagccctAGTGTGTTCAGAGCTGTTATTTTAAAGCAGCCATCATCATCTGCTCAAACTTCTCCATATCCACTTTCTTCATGATATGAGCTTTGTGAGCCTTCTTCAGGAAGCCCACAGTGTCCATGACCATCATGCCTCTGGTGTGTTTGCCCGTCAGCTCTACAGTCACTGGATAATGGTCGTTTTCCGTGATGAATGAATCATCCATGGCGGCGGCCATGGCATACGAGTCGCAGGAAACAAAACCTGTGCCGCTGACAAACTCTTTCTCGAGGCGCTCGCTTTTTGACGCCTCGATGCTGTGCTGGAAGATCCGTGCCATGAAGCGAGCTTTATCGGTGTCCTGCGCCAACCAGGCATCACAAAACTCCTGTCAACaacaggaaaaaatgtaaacaaagagcAGGATAGTTTCTCTGATGAATACATTGATGCACTATAATATTTAAAAGGTTATGTGCTGTAATTAGTCGTGGGAATAAATATGTTACAATGTGTGAAAAGCCTTACCCAGGATAGCTTGCTGTAGCAGGTGAACTCCCAGCAGGCCAAGTAGGTGGGACACTGGTATTCGTTCAGTACAATGTATGCAGCTTCTGGATCAGCAGCGAAATTGAACTCCCCACACACTGTAGTGTTTCCTCGAGCTGAAAGAGCAAGCCACAGAAAACCACTAATTACATAATGAACTCCACCATAACAGGGTGTGGACTGAATAATGAGAACACTTGACGGACAAGGATTGAAATTCTGAAGTTGTTAGATTAAAACTACAGACACTGGAGTCACACTTAAGgctgcagctaaaaaaaaaattctccttTTTTGAATAATCTTATCTTTATAAAGCAGAAATCACTCCCATTTGGGAAGTTGCTACACAACACAACAGACATGAAATAAGAGACGACTAACAGTCATGTCTGTGCCGATTAGAGgtgaaagaaatggaaaaatggtCCTCTTCCTTAAAGTACATTATTTAGTCTAACCCTCTAATATTGTGTAACCTTCATATTTTGGTTCAAGTTCATGATTTTACTGACATTCAGTGTTGCCTCCCATGATGTAGAGCCCTTTGAGTTTGCTCGGTAGAGACGGATCCATCTTCACAGCCAGAGCCAGGTTGGTGAGAGGTGCTATGGCAACCAGAGATACCTGGGGAATAAACGTAGACATGAACACCTGAAAGggacacacgcacgcacgcacacaaacatagaGCTGACTAACACCTCTCACCTGCCCTGGGTTCTCATTGACAATCCTGATCATGGCTGACACAGCGCCCTCCTTCTGAACCAGGTCTATACCGGGAGCGTTGGGGTCAGGAGCGTCTCCCAGCCCGTCCAGCCCGTGGAAGTGTCCCGCATCAATGCAGTCCCCAAGGATCGGCTTAGCTGCACCTTTAAACACTGGAATCTGGCACACAACATTACATTTCCAACATTGTTGAATTATGTTAAGTGATGTTACTTTACCTTTACTGAATAAGTCAAAAACAGATAGTTGGATGATGTAATTTATCAATTAAGAGTTGATTAATTGAATTTTCAGAAGATGAACGAAGTCacaatactttttatatttatatgtgacaattgtataatgaaaatgatatacacaagtaaaaatatgaatttcctacatttttaaagacCCACACTATAATTGTATGgtacattttgtgtttagtATATCTAGTATGCTATGCTTGTTTTTCCTACAAATAGAGTGATCACAAATACACTTGATGGTCAACAAATCTGGACTAAATCACGTTCTGCTTTTTCTAAAGAACTTCTCTGAAACATTTAATACCTTAAATAGATACAGTAGTTGACAGAAGAGAGATGGGGAACAACATGAAGAAAGTGTTATATCTATATTGTTTAGGCATTGGTATGATGGGATTGATGACTGTCTTGTGATTAATGCATTAATACATTGAGAGATAAAGCGCTTTTTGTGTAATACCGTAAACTATATACAGTGATTATACTTatataatcataaaaatgtagTATGTCGCATGTTatgtttcatttcctttttcagaGCACATAACCAAAACCAGAGTACATTTCCCATTTCcccaacatttattttgttattaaaacgCAGTCGTCTTATATTGACATCTACTCTACACTTTCTTCTCAAGCTAACTGAGCTCAAACTGGTTGTGTACTCTTGTCCAGTTCCTGCTCCATGTCATGAGGCTTGACAAACAACAACTCATTGTTGGGCAGTTTTATTACCAGCACACATGATGCCAGTAATGTCCTCCCACACTCttgggcaaacacacacagatgatggtcaatttaaaaaaaaaaaaaaaaaaaaaaaagacaatactcACCAGTAAATCATGTCACGGTCCTCAAATATCTACACTGTAAGGAAAACAACAGTAACCTACTGCACCCACCTCTAGTTTACTGCAGGCTTGCAGGACTCgcagtgtgtttttacacacGTTCTCCACTGTGGTGTTTCCCTGCACACAGGTGACGCCCAGGAGCTCCACGTTGGAGGCGGCCAGCGCCAACATGATGGCCTGAGCATCGTCCACCCCACAGTCTACGTCCACCAGCAGCTTCTTTGTCATCATGGACCCTGATGGAGCAAAGACTTTAGTCcaataagaacaaaaacactgcTGCCCTGACTTACTGTGTTTTACTCCTCTAGTAACCTAGTAAGCTGGACATAACATTTACCCTAGATCAAGGTTATAGATAGTTGTGTTGAGCTCTGCTGGTTGTTTAACTCACACCTACTTGTAGCTGAGTGTGATAAAGaagattactttgtgtcattattaatattactacagtgatgattactttgtgtcattaatattagtacagtgatgattactgtgtttcattattaatattagtacagtgatgattactgtgtttcattattaatattagtacagtgatgattactgtgtttcattattaatattagtacagtgattattactttgtttcattattattattagtacagtgatgattactttgtgtctttattaatattagtacagtgatgattactttgtgtctttattaatattagtacagtgatgattactttgtgtctttattaatattagtacagttgattacttattatattattagtacagtgatgattactttgtgtatttattaatattagtacagtgattattactgtgtttcattattattagtagtacagtgatgattactttgtgtatttattaatattagtacagtgattattactttgtttcattattattattagtacagtgatgattactttgtgtctttattaatattagtacagtgatgattactttgtgtatttattaatattagtacagtaatgattactttgtgtctttattaatattagtacagtgatgattactttgtgtctttattaatattagtacagtgatgattactttgtgtatttattaatattagtacagtgattattactttgtttcattattattattagtacagtgatgattactttgtgtatttattaatattagtacagtgatgattactttgtgtctttattaatattagtacagtgatgattactttgtgtctttattaacattagtacagtgattattactgtgtttcattattattattagtacagtgatgattactttgtttcattattattattagtacagtgatgattactttgtgtctttattattattagtacagtgatgattactttgtgtctttattattattattagattactttgtgtctttattattattagtacagtatgattactttgtgtctttattattattagtacagtgatgattactttgtgtctttattaatattagtacagtgatgattactttgtttcattattagtattagtacagtgatcatgtgatcagcgGCCGcagtcatcagaaacagacgtcgcttcacgtgacgcttcagaggaaaggacgtctcgtgtctcttaaaacacatttcctcgtttcctctctcctcgcctgggcgggactaagacgcaggtgagggaatcgaggaggcaatttaagagacttgggatgtacccgcGGTGTCCGACTGTCTCAGGCATTTCACCGCCTGTTGAACCCGCGTCCCGCCGGCaccgatcatcgctgcttgcagctttgaTGATCGCAGCCATGCAGTCGGTGGAGAGCAGCCTCTAAAACCTGCAGCCCCCACAACGAGTTATAGCTCATGtttaaccacagagacaccggagccagcggcacatttGGAAAGGCCTTGCCGAGATTGTCAGCGGGgtacatgagcaccaccgcccggtctcctctctgacaaacgtcggcgctatttccaaacaggctctatcttgataaattgaccgcatatctTAAGTCttaactacattctcgcttaattATAACTTACGTTTGTGAGTCATCCCCGCCATTCTCTCTTCCGCAGTTGGTgcgaaatgcattctgggatacttggctgtccaaagtccacacaagtctcctccgatgcgtccccgatataatgggcggagcaagaACATTTCCGGGCCGCTAGATGACGTCTCACaggttcaggaggacacaagtacagagaagttcacttattgagaaacaGCCTTGGGgcacatcccaagtctcttaaattgcctcctcgattccctcacttgcgtcctttccaggcgaggagagaggaaacgaggaaatgtgttttaagagacatgagacgtcctttcctctgaagcgtcacgtgaagcgacgtctgtttctgatgacggcagCTGATGgtcagctgtcagtctgctctaacagctggagagacttttgattttatatctgcacacatgatcactgtactaatattaataatgacaaagtaataatcactgtactaatattaataagcgcaggaccgatttgtaccggcgaaatgcgtttgtcttatgttttggaacacacacacacatacatatatatacagtgggtacggaaagtattcagacccctttaaattgttcactctttgtttcattgcagccatttgctaaaatcgaaaaagttaattttttttcgcattaatgtacactcagcaacccatcttgaaaaacagaaatgtagaactttttgcaaatttattaaaaaagaaaaactgaaatatcacatggtcataagtattcagaccctttgctcagtattgagtagaagcacccttttgagctagtacagccatgagtcttcttgggaatgatgcaacacgtttctcacacctggatttggggatcctctgccattcttccttgcagatcctctccagttctgtcaggttggatggtgaacagccattttcaggtctctccagagatgctcaattgggtttaggtcagggctctggctgggccagtcaagaatggtcacagacttgttcccaagccactcctttgttattttagctgtgtgcttcgggtcattgtcttgttggaaggtgaaccttcggcccagtctgaggtcctgagcactctggaggaggttttcttccaggatatctctgtacttggccgcattcatctttccttcaattgcaaccagtcgtcctgtccctgcagctgaaaaacacccccatagcatgatgctgccaccaccatgtttcactgttgggattgtattgggcaggtgatgagcagtgcctggttttctccccacacataccgcttagaattaacgccaaaaagttcaatcttggtctcatcagaccagagaatcttatttctcatagtttgggagtcctccatgtgttttttggcaaactctatgcgggctttcatatgtcttgcactgaggagaggcttccgtcgggccactctgccataaagccccgactggtggagggctgcagtgatagttgactttgtggaactttctcccatctccctactgcatctctggagctcagccacagtgatctttgggttcttctttacctctctcaccaaggctcttctcccacgattgctcagtttggctggacggccaggtctaggaagagttctggtcatcccatacgtcttccatttaaggattatggaggccactgtgctcttaggaaccttgagtgctgcagaaattcttttgtaaccttggccagatctgtgccttgccacaattctgtctctgagctccttgggcagttccttcgacctcatgattctcatttgttctgacatgcactgtgagctgtaaggtcttatatagacaggtgtgtgcctttcctaatcaagtccaatcagtttaattaaacacagctggactccaatgaaggagtagaaccatctcaaggaggatcagaagaaatggacagcatgtgagttaaatatgagtgtcacagcaaagtatatatatgtatatatatatatatgtgtgtatatatatatatgtatatatgtgtatatatatatatatatatatatatatatatatatgtgtgtgtatatatatatatatgtatttgtaatCAATCAAATAATGATGGCTAAATTGCATTTAtgtgcttcagtttcagggtcccgGTATTGTGCATATTCCTAAAAAAAATTTGCAGTTATCCGAGATGATCAGGAGCTcattttgagagaaaaagaaaataaaaaaatactaatggAATAAACTCTCACTTTGGAGGTACTTTATGAAGATGCTTTTCTTTGACACTTGAGAGGATGAAATATTAGCTGCTCAATTCATAAACCATAATGTCTCATTTAATTTATAGACACACTTCTTTGGCATTGAGGAGcctttattcattattcagtTTCATTTCATATCTCTGTGATGGTGCACGCCTCTCCACAACTCGCATGTCCAACCTGTGTGCATGTACAACTGATCAGGGCAAGGTTCTTACTGCCTCAACAACAATGGAGAAAACTAAACCAGCGTTTGGCAACAACAGCCATATCAACATAAATAACTGTAAGCAAAATAAAATTCACTGTCTATGTAAGTTTTATACAATTAAGTACATTGGAGCCCGGAGCTGGTAAACTGACAGACAACAACAGATGAGGTGTTGTTGATGGTTGGTAGAAAAACGCAATATGCATTATTTCACTTCAGTCTATAAACATCTATCAAGTGTTCATGGGTACTCTTAATCGCAACAGTATACATTGCAATAGTATAA
The Anoplopoma fimbria isolate UVic2021 breed Golden Eagle Sablefish chromosome 16, Afim_UVic_2022, whole genome shotgun sequence genome window above contains:
- the LOC129104457 gene encoding cytochrome c oxidase assembly factor 5, translated to MPKYYEDKEEDSRACAGIREDFKACLLQHDCVLKEGKMPSECLKEGHCKALQTSFFECKRSMLDTRSRFRGRKGY
- the si:dkey-4e7.3 gene encoding nucleoside hydrolase, with product MFLLRPLYRGRIGGDLCGLWTAKYPRMHFAPTAEERMAGMTHKRSMMTKKLLVDVDCGVDDAQAIMLALAASNVELLGVTCVQGNTTVENVCKNTLRVLQACSKLEIPVFKGAAKPILGDCIDAGHFHGLDGLGDAPDPNAPGIDLVQKEGAVSAMIRIVNENPGQVSLVAIAPLTNLALAVKMDPSLPSKLKGLYIMGGNTESRGNTTVCGEFNFAADPEAAYIVLNEYQCPTYLACWEFTCYSKLSWEFCDAWLAQDTDKARFMARIFQHSIEASKSERLEKEFVSGTGFVSCDSYAMAAAMDDSFITENDHYPVTVELTGKHTRGMMVMDTVGFLKKAHKAHIMKKVDMEKFEQMMMAALK